One Siniperca chuatsi isolate FFG_IHB_CAS linkage group LG5, ASM2008510v1, whole genome shotgun sequence DNA window includes the following coding sequences:
- the ep400 gene encoding E1A-binding protein p400 isoform X6, with translation MHHGSGSQNMQRQLQRSKSVSGSEAEEQQPTMAVTQQQATVNHPQSPVTTFSSAASPSAPQSPNYQIIMSRSPVTGQNMNITLQNVGQMVTGNQQITLTPLPIQNPASPGFQHTTPQWRFEHAPSSYIQVTSPVPQPMQPQSPTQHSPVPLQGVTRPGAGATALGVCGQSPTRFVEAGMLVRQISLGSPSGSGHFVYQEGTGLAQIAPATPGQVQLASPGAPGSVREHRLSQPHSQTGGTIHHLGPQSPVATGTALATLGSPGHITTSNLPPQISSIIQGQLARPMIFEKTQQGVVAGVGTTATASFSIPCSIPPSSPSLTSPPQGIPNNPLAPTSMAVGTMKKQVPKKLEEIAPSTPEIAQLRKHCLEHHTKKMESLKEVFKEYLIELFFLQHLQGNMMDYLAFKKKPCVPLYTYLRQNDLDLEDEEEEEEQSEVINDEVKVVTGKDGQAVTPVAIATQLPPNVSAAFSVQQQFQGHQGAAAGTITNPGDMDAFKRQQAMVQAGGMPPTPQAVQIAGQKQNQQQYDPSKGPPVQNAASLHTPPPQLPVRLPQGSLPMAGLPMTLSQQAQLVENTVQPGGQLQAQVKVQAGGPVLATVNPHTQLQAQLQQQMQPGLHLQLQPQQQQSQAILQSGQATVALARPGTESNQLVQRIMTNSISMTSMSPAPLSAPNSVPTPHSASPLRPLGSNINPSTQSKLTGTNGISAVKIGGFGQSATMQSSQEGSQDKQVEQAKMESQVHQRISELRKEGQWSASRLPKLVEASRPKSHWDYLLEEMQWMAADFAQERRWKEAAAKKLVRTCARYHQEQKKSEERSKKEREIHLRHIASTIAREVEFFWSNIEQVVEIKLQFEIYEKRLKALSLQKASAKVTGQSTGVKADKEEVVTSTKKRKSSSSLVDEDVPDEESTIEEQEAMEGEADHKAELVDLAKDAEMPLDALMKQYAGAYVDGFEWPQPSQHSDEDDVDETEEMQCPAGSPPEAVLIDSLLSVDQYRGADKATSSDSDGKPAKDIAEVAAATELILPKGSFRTTSLTRSPAPFLLHGSLREYQQIGVDWLVNLHKKHLNGILADETGLGKTVQTVAYMAHLAGQEGIWGPHLIVVRTCKLLNWEVEFKRWCPGLKILLYLGNRRERRSKRMWWGEANSFHVCVTSYKLLMKDQSHFLRRKWRHLVLDEVQLIKNMTEKHWETIFALRSEQRILLINTPLQNTLKELWTMIHFLLPGITRAYSDFPVKAGTDQNQDYCHKLVIRLHRMIQPFILRRSKRDVEKQLPKKYEHILKCRLSSRQKSLYEDILTQPGAQEALKTGHFVSVLQVLMQLQRVCNHPELVAPRENSSSYFCSSLQYNVPSLVLGALQKDSSKIANMSIFDLISNENRLTRYQTESVPKLKVTQQLIEEIYTGPDPPPRPKPCPIKPMRLFQPVQYGTKPEGRLAAITSAAGQRPPTSSPATSTSASTTSQTAQTRDKSPVTTATTTATSHVVGTATLRTQTTPPVSSSSNTAASTVASSGNSGIGQHVLGATSVALGQTLAGTVVGSIAPINQPGLAQFPRPALAPSHAIQPSLLSQRLVLTSQAQARLPSGDVVKITQLANIAGSQNRISQPETPVTLQFQGNKFTLSPSQLRQLTTGQPLQLQGTLGNILQIVSAPGQQIIRPQGSMVMQSMPQAVPASNASATPGTPHPALSTAQQALGVTMNATSAPTKLATAAHAVSQESSEEKTQQLKERLSRLFQANERRCSRRVLYGSDLLQACTLSSETGHSALTAGGWRWVGRESCLRAQRTCVATASTLQSTLLSVEDRLEAANSLIKRLVCVVPPAVAPPGYLYAANPQVPYSLEQKSLHRRLQEATVSHRADIHHLASRRLFHFPDLQLMQMDSGKLEALAILLQKLRTDSRRVLIFTQMVKMLDILEAFLDYRQLTYVRVDESFTPDERQENMKKFNRNRKVFCSILTNRCCSAVGTVFDADTIIFYDTDLNPSMDARTQEWCDKIGRSKDIHIYRLESGNSIEEKLLKNGTKDLIREVAAQGTDYTLAFLTQRTIQDLFEVEAGSGEKVEEFVVLHQEPSASEAISPRVARPYIQALHRINLDALSNEQQQQEEEEEVEEEDEEEELAGKESTGDDQESESQAIEEPAQKEELNAVMEQLTPIERYALHYLEYLHISDNETALKEQLECSKRGWELQQLQKLKEEEQQIMEGDEDLFTYTREDAYNMEYVFDAEDGHTEIMPLWTPPTPPQDDNDIYIDSVMMLMYDTTPMPESKLPPIYVRKEHKRLKMDPSAARKKKKGHGETVIPPRSLFEKASMLKVRREGKDQKKNFSLKQQAPFAKPLPSLVKPAMEAGQDNPEWLISEDWALLQAVKQLLELPLNLTIVSPAHTPNWDLVSDVVNSCSRIYRSPKQCRNRYENVIIPREEGKLVYEANPKKKTKSIYKSKNSRPLRTCQIYTQDDNATHIQLYNSRFEIMKIIASKRSPPIKPLLGMNPFQKNPKHASVLAESGISYDKPLPPIQVASQRAERIAKEKKALAEQQKAQQLAQQQQVGAPQAQAAPGQAQAPAAGQAQVPQAAAVAGAAAVPNAAVLAGAIKNATVGTTIQAATVGGNVIVNTVAGVPPSPFQANKRLASPVISGTLSPAGAAGAQVVHAQQRAVTAAAAPAEVVAIATGQGVRAVNPVTASAVVSTTLSPVQSQTRPLVTQVTPAAGMQLQQGKTFTPAHLQMLRQQQLQQHQQQQQQQQAASPQIKAVGKPQELLKMHKHKLQLQQQQQQQQQQVAAAVAAAAAQGQQAAGAQQATQVQPAQAAQANPQLAAVAAPRPGAVLTGTTVANLQVARLTRVPTQGQIQAQAGQTAQVTLTKPPVVSVPAVVSSAGVTTLPVTVAGISVAIGQAQKTGGPVLTQSFPQMQVQQLLQMKKQQQAAAVQAAAAAQQKAGQPQQGQATVQQKIGTQQVTVQAAQPAQQQQKVTYAATTQLQPGIKTQFFTTSIAQAQKPTGAQQIQVAKLPQIVQQQPTVANIQQIVSSPQQIQAQPQTVTLTQAATSAPAQVQMIPAGTATAQVVQQKIIQQQVVTAATSPQIQTPPPHSPAQQPAAPSAAESPVQQPAQPQQPTKGQARQGGVRAKTPAKPSGGSS, from the exons ATGCACCATGGAAGTGGATCACAGAATATGCAACGACAGCTCCAGAGATCCAAGTCTGTCAGTGGATCTGaagcagaggagcagcagccCACCATGGCAGTTACACAGCAGCAAGCTACAGTTAACCACCCTCAATCTCCTGTGACCACattttcctctgctgccagcCCCTCAGCACCCCAGTCACCCAATTATCAGATAATCATGAGTCGTAGCCCAGTCACTGGCCAGAACATGAACATCACATTACAAAATGTGGGACAGATGGTGACTGGTAACCAGCAGATCACCCTAACCCCACTCCCCATCCAGAACCCAGCATCCCCTGGCTTCCAGCATACTACACCTCAGTGGAGGTTTGAGCATGCTCCATCATCCTACATCCAAGTCACCTCACCTGTGCCCCAGCCCATGCAGCCCCAAAGTCCCACCCAGCACAGCCCAGTTCCTTTGCAAGGTGTGACAAGGCCAGGAGCAGGTGCAACTGCATTGGGTGTGTGTGGACAGAGTCCAACAAGATTTGTTGAAGCTGGTATGTTGGTGCGACAAATCAGTTTAGGCAGTCCATCGGGAAGTGGCCACTTTGTTTACCAGGAGGGGACCGGACTGGCCCAGATTGCCCCAGCCACACCTGGCCAGGTACAGCTGGCCTCTCCAGGAGCACCAGGCTCTGTGAGGGAACACCGGCTCTCTCAGCCTCACTCACAGACTGGAGGCACCATCCACCACCTTGGGCCTCAAAGTCCAGTAGCCACTGGCACTGCTCTTGCCACTCTGGGCAGCCCTGGTCACATCACCACTTCCAACCTACCTCCCCAGATCAGCAGTATCATTCAAGGACAGCTGGCACGCCCTATGATATTTGAGAAGACGCAACAGGGTGTGGTTGCTGGAGTAGGAACCACAGCCACAGCATCATTCAGTATACCCTGCTCCATTCCACCTTCTAGCCCATCCCTCACCAGTCCACCCCAAGGGATCCCCAACAATCCTCTTGCACCCACCAGCATGGCTGTGGGCACTATGAAGAAGCAGGTTCCCAAGAAGTTGGAGGAAATTGCTCCTTCTACTCCAGAGATTGCCCAGCTGAGAAAACACTGCTTGGAGCATCACACCAAGAAGATGGAGAGCCTGAAAGAAGTGTTCAAAGAATACCTGATTGAGCTTTTCTTTCTGCAACACCTCCAAGGGAACATGATGGACTACCTAGCTTTTAAGAAGAAGCCCTGTGTTCCCTTGTATACTTACTTGAGACAGAACGACTTGGACcttgaagatgaagaggaagaagaagaacaatcTGAGGTCATTAATGATGAG GTAAAGGTTGTTACTGGAAAGGATGGTCAAGCAGTGACACCAGTTGCCATAGCAACACAGCTTCCTCCCAATGTTTCTGCAGCTTTCTCTGTCCAGCAGCAGTTTCAG GGACACCAAGGGGCTGCTGCTGGTACCATTACAAACCCTGGAGACATGGATGCCTTTAAGAGGCAACAGGCTATGGTGCAAGCAG GCGGGATGCCGCCTACTCCTCAAGCAGTCCAGATTGCAGGACAGAAGCAGAACCAGCAACAATACGACCCATCCAAAGGACCTCCAGTGCAAAATGCAGCGAGCCTGCAcacccctcctccccagctgCCTGTCAGGCTGCCCCAAGGTTCCCTCCCTATGGCAGGCCTGCCCATGACACTCTCTCAGCAGGCTCAGTTAGTGGAGAACACAGTTCAGCCTGGTGGTCAGCTCCAGGCACAGGTGAAGGTGCAGGCAGGTGGGCCTGTCCTGGCCACAGTAAACCCCCATACACAGCTCCAGGCtcaactgcagcagcaaatgCAGCCAGGTCTTCATCTCCAGTTGCAGCCCCAGCAACAACAATCCCAGGCCATACTACAGTCAGGACAAGCG ACGGTGGCACTTGCTCGCCCTGGTACAGAGTCAAACCAGCTAGTTCAGAGGATTATGACCAACTCAATATCTATGACATCCATGTCTCCCGCTCCCCTCTCAGCTCCCAATTCTGTTCCAACCCCCCATTCTGCAAGTCCACTCCGCCCTCTTGGCTCTAACATCAACCCAAGCACCCAGTCCAAACTGACTGGAACCAATGGCATATCTGCAGTCAAAATTGGTGGCTTTGGTCAAAGTGCGACCATGCAGTCCTCACAGGAGGGTTCTCAAGATAAGCAAGTTGAGCAGGCCAAAATG GAGAGTCAAGTACATCAACGCATCTCTGAGCTAAGGAAGGAGGGCCAGTGGTCAGCCAGTAGGCTCCCCAAGCTTGTGGAAGCCTCACGTCCAAAGTCTCACTGGGACTACCTCCTGGAGGAGATGCAGTGGATGGCAGCTGACTTTGCCCAGGAGAGGAGATGGAAAGAGGCTGCTGCTAAGAAG CTTGTTCGCACGTGTGCCCGTTACCATCAAGAGCAGAAGAAAAGTGAAGAGAggtcaaagaaagaaagggaaattCATCTTCGTCACATTGCCAGCACGATTGCCAGAGAGGTGGAATTCTTCTGGTCAAACATTGAGCag gttGTGGAAATCAAACTCCAGTTTGAAATTTATGAGAAAAGGCTTAAAGCACTCAGCTTACAAAAAGCCTCAGCCAAAG TAACTGGTCAGTCAACAGGAGTGAAAGCTGATAAAGAG gaGGTGGTGACTtcaaccaaaaaaagaaaatcaagttCGTCCCTGGTTGATGAGGATG tcCCAGATGAAGAGAGTACCATAGAGGAACAGGAGGCCATGGAAGGGGAAGCAGACCACAAAGCAGAGTTGGTTGACCTTGCCAAAGATG CTGAGATGCCTCTGGATGCTTTGATGAAGCAGTATGCTGGAGCCTACGTTGATGGCTTTGAGTGGCCTCAGCCTAGTCAACATAGTGATGAGGATGACGTGGATGAGACTGAAG AAATGCAGTGTCCTGCGGGCAGTCCACCTGAGGCAGTGTTGATTGACTCCCTGCTTAGTGTGGACCAGTACCGTGGTGCTGACAAAGCCACTTCCTCTGACTCTGATGGGAAGCCTGCCAAAGACATAGCTGAAGTGGCTGCTGCCACAGAGCTCATCCTGCCCAAGGGCAGCTTCAGGACCACTTCCTTA ACCCGCAGCCCAGCTCCTTTTCTACTGCATGGGTCGCTGCGAGAGTATCAGCAAATAGGTGTGGACTGGCTGGTAAACCTTCACAAGAAACACCTCAATGGCATCCTAGCAGATGAGACGGGCCTTGGCAAGACTGTACAAACAGTGGCTTACATGGCCCACTTAGCTGGCCAAGAGG GCATCTGGGGACCCCACCTTATTGTAGTAAGGACGTGCAAATTGCTAAATTGGGAGGTGGAGTTCAAGCGCTGGTGTCCTGGACTTAAGATCCTCCTGTACCTTGGCAACAGAAGGGAGCGCAGATCTAAGAGAATG TGGTGGGGGGAAGCCAACAGCTTCCATGTATGTGTAACATCCTACAAGCTGCTGATGAAAGACCAGAGCCATTTTCTGAGGAGAAAGTGGAGGCACCTGGTCCTGGACGAGGTGCAgctcatcaaaaacatgactgagAAACACTGGGAAACAATCTTTGCTCTCAGAAG TGAGCAGAGAATTCTCCTCATCAACACTCCTCTACAGAATACTCTAAAGGAGCTGTGGACCATGATCCACTTCCTTTTGCCAGGAATCACCAGGGCCTACTCTGACTTCCCTGTTAAGGCAGGCACAGACCAGAACCAGGACTATTGCCACAAACTGGTCATCCGCCTGCACAGG ATGATCCAGCCTTTCATCCTGAGGCGCTCCAAAAGGGATGTGGAGAAACAGCTCCCCAAGAAGTACGAGCACATCCTAAAGTGCCGTCTCTCCAGCAGACAGAAGAGCCTTTACGAGGATATCCTCACTCAACCAGG AGCTCAGGAGGCGCTGAAGACAGGTCATTTTGTCAGCGTGCTTCAGGTCTTGATGCAGTTACAGCGAGTGTGTAACCACCCTGAGCTGGTGGCACCCAGAGAGAACAGCAGCTCCTACTTTTGCTCCTCTCTACAATACAATGTCCCATCACTGGTGCTGGGAGCTCTTCAGAAGGACTCAAGCAAG ATTGCAAACATGTCCATATTTGATCTGATCAGTAACGAGAACAGACTGACTCGGTATCAAACTGAGTCTGTACCCAAACTAAAGGTCACTCAGCAGCTCATAGAGGAGATCTACACTGGTCCAGATCCGCCGCCACGACCCAAGCCATGCCCAATAAAACCCATGAG aTTGTTCCAGCCGGTGCAGTATGGGACGAAGCCAGAAGGTCGTCTGGCTGCCATCACAAGTGCAGCAGGCCAACGTCCTCCAACGAGCTCTCCCGCTACTAGCACCTCTGCTTCCACCACCAGCCAGACAGCCCAGACCAGGGACAAGTCCCCTGTCACTACTGCAACTACTACAGCCACTTCTCATG TGGTTGGAACAGCTACTCTGAGAACCCAGACTACCCctcctgtcagcagcagcagcaacactgcCGCCTCCACTGTAGCCTCTTCTGGGAACAGTGGCATTGGGCAGCATGTGTTGGGGGCTACCTCTGTGGCTTTGGGCCAGACCTTAGCTGGCACAGTTGTGGGATCTATAGCTCCCATCAATCAGCCTGGATTAGCACAGTTCCCCAGGCCAGCTCTAGCCCCCAGCCATGCCATCCAGCCCAGCTTACTGTCCCAGAGGCTGGTTCTTACATCCCAGGCCCAGGCACGGTTGCCTA GTGGAGATGTGGTGAAGATTACCCAGCTGGCCAACATAGCAGGCAGTCAGAATCGTATCTCCCAGCCAGAGACTCCTGTCACTCTGCAGTTTCAGGGTAACAAGTTCACTTTGTCCCCCAGCCAGCTCCGCCAGCTCACGACTGGACAGCCCTTGCAGCTCCAAGGTACACTCG GCAACATCCTGCAGATTGTGTCAGCTCCAGGGCAGCAGATCATCAGACCCCAGGGATCCATGGTAATGCAATCAATGCCACAAGCTGTTCCTGCTTCCAACGCCTCAGCTACACCTGGCACACCTCATCCTGCCCTGTCAACAGCCCAGCAAG ctTTGGGTGTGACTATGAATGCCACATCAGCCCCCACCAAGCTCGCTACTGCAGCTCATGCCGTTTCTCAG GAGTCTTCAGAAGAAAAGACTCAGCAGCTGAAGGAGCGTTTGAGCCGCCTTTTTCAAGCAAATGAGCGACGCTGTAGCCGCAGAGTGTTGTATGGGTCAGACCTACTGCAGGCATGCACTTTGAGCTCAGAGACTGGTCATTCTGCCCTGACTGCTGGAGGCTGGAGGTGGGTGGGCAGAGAAAGCTGCCTCAGGGCCCAGAGAACCTGCGTGGCTACCGCCTCTACACTACAGTccactctgctctctgtggaGGACCGCCTGGAGGCTGCCAACAGCCTTATCAAGAG GCTGGTATGTGTGGTGCCTCCAGCTGTAGCTCCACCTGGTTACCTGTATGCAGCCAATCCCCAAGTTCCCTACAGCCTTGAGCAGAAGTCCCTTCACCGCCGGCTACAGGAGGCCACTGTCTCCCACCGTGCTGACATCCACCACTTGGCGTCCAGGCGTCTCTTCCATTTTCCTGACCTGCAGCTAATGCAGATGGACTCAG GTAAGCTGGAAGCTCTTGCCATTCTGCTACAGAAGCTTAGGACAGACAGCCGTCGTGTCCTCATCTTTACTCAGATGGTGAAGATGTTAGACATCCTGGAGGCCTTCCTAGATTACAGGCAGCTCACTTATGTGCGGGTTGATGAAAGCTTCACTCCCGACGAACGACAG GAGAATATGAAGAAGTTTaacaggaacaggaaggtgTTCTGCAGCATCCTGACTAACCGCTGCTGCTCTGCAGTTGGGACTGTGTTTGATGCAGACACCATCATCTTCTATGACACAGACCTCAATCCCAGCATGGATGCCCGCACCCAGGAGTGGTGTGACAAAATAGGACGTTCCAAggatatacacatatacag GTTGGAGAGTGGGAACTCCATTGAAGAGAAGCTGCTGAAGAACGGCACCAAGGACCTGATCAGAGAAGTGGCTGCCCAGGGTACTGACTACACATTGGCTTTCCTCACACAA CGGACAATCCAGGATCTGTTTGAAGTGGAGGCAGGCTCAggggagaaggtggaggagttTGTGGTTCTTCACCAGGAACCTTCAGCCTCTGAAGCCATCTCTCCCAGAGTAGCTAGACCCTACATCCAGGCTCTCCACAGAATAAACCTGGATGCCCTGTCAAatgagcagcaacagcaggaggaggaggaagaggtggaggaggaggatgaggaggaggagttagCAGGCAAGGAGTCAACAGGGGATGACCAGGAGTCAGAGAGCCAAGCTATAGAAGAGCCTGCTCAGAAGGAGGAGCTGAACGCAGTCATGGAACAG CTCACACCAATTGAAAGGTATGCCCTGCATTACCTGGAGTACCTCCACATCAGTGACAATGAAACTGCTCTCAAG gagCAGTTGGAGTGTTCTAAGAGAGGCtgggagctgcagcagctgcagaagctgaaagaggaggagcagcagataATGGAGGGAGATGAAGATCTCTTCACCTACACCAGAGAGGATGCCTACAACATG GAGTATGTATTTGATGCAGAGGACGGCCATACAGAAATCATGCCG CTTTGGACTCCACCCACACCACCACAGGATGACAACGACATTTACATCGACTCTGTGATGATGCTGATGTATGACACAACACCCATGCCAGAGTCCAAGCTGCCTCCTATCTACGTCCGCAAGGAGCACAAGAGACTCAAGATGGACCCCTCAG CAgccagaaagaagaagaagggccACGGGGAGACGGTCATTCCTCCACGCTCCCTTTTCGAAAAGGCAAGTATGCTGAAAGTTCGCCGCGAGGGCAAAGACCAGAAAAAGAACTTCTCCCTCAAGCAGCAGGCGCCTTTTGCCAAGCCCCTACCCTCGCTGGTTAAACCTGCCATGGAGGCCGGCCAGGACAACCCAGAGTGGCTCATCAGTGAGGATTGGGCTCTGCTTCAG GCTGTAAAGCAGCTGCTGGAGTTGCCTCTGAACCTGACAATCGTGTCTCCCGCCCACACTCCTAACTGGGATCTGGTGAGCGATGTGGTGAACTCTTGCAGCCGCATCTACCGCTCGCCCAAACAGTGTCGTAACCGCTACGAGAATGTCATCATTCCCAGAGAAGAGGGCAAG TTGGTGTATGAGGCAAACCCCAAGAAGAAAACCAAGAGCATATACAAG TCTAAGAACAGTCGTCCTCTAAGGACCTGCCAAATCTACACACAGGATGACAACGCCACTCACATTCAGCTCTACAATAGCCGCTTTGAAATCATGAAGATCATTGCCAGCAAGAGGAGCCCACCAATCAAACCACT GCTCGGCATGAATCCATTCCAGAAGAATCCCAAGCATGCCTCGGTCTTGGCAGAAAG tggGATCAGCTACGACAAACCCCTACCTCCCATTCAGGTGGCATCTCAACGTGCTGAAAGGATTGCCAAGGAGAAAAAG gccCTTGCAGAGCAGCAGAAGGCTCAGCAGTtggcccagcagcagcaggttggaGCTCCCCAGGCCCAGGCTGCACCCGGCCAGGCACAGGCTCCTGCTGCTGGCCAGGCTCAGGTCCCTCAGGCTGCTGCAGTGGCCGGAGCTGCTGCTGTGCCTAATGCAGCTGTTCTG gCTGGGGCCATAAAAAATGCCACTGTGGGCACAACCATCCAGGCTG CCACTGTAGGGGGGAATGTGATTGTGAACACAGTAGCTGGAGTCCCTCCAAGTCCCTTCCAGGCTAACAAACGCCTGGCATCTCCAGTCATATCAGGCACCTTGTCT CCTGCTGGTGCAGCTGGAGCCCAGGTGGTCCACGCACAACAAAGGGCTGTTACGGCTGCTGCTGCCCCTGCCGAAGTGGTCGCCATAGCAACAGGTCAGGGTGTTCGAGCCGTTAACCCAGTGACGGCGTCTGCAGTAGTTTCTACCACTCTGAGCCCGGTGCAGTCACAGACTCGCCCACTGGTCACTCAGGTCACACCAG CCGCAGGTATGCAGTTGCAACAAGGAAAGACTTTCACCCCAGCCCACCTGCAGATGCTCCGAcagcaacagctgcagcagcaccaacaacagcagcagcaacagcaggcagCTTCCCCACAGATCAAAGCCGTAGGCAAACCCCAG GAGTTGTTAAAGATGCACAAGCATAagttgcagctgcagcagcagcaacagcagcagcagcagcaggtagctgcagcagtggcagcagcagcagctcagggcCAACAGGCTGCAGGGGCCCAGCAGGCCACCCAAGTGCAGCCTGCACAGGCTGCCCAAGCCAATCCCCAGCTAGCAGCTGTGGCAGCACCCAGACCTGGAGCCGTGCTGACCGGCACCACTGTGGCCAACCTGCAGGTGGCCAGACTG ACTCGAGTGCCCACTCAGGGCCAGATTCAAGCCCAGGCAGGACAGACGGCCCAGGTGACCCTCACCAAGCCTCCTGTGGTCTCTGTGCCAGCTGTGGTCTCATCAGCTGGCGTCACTACACTGCCAGTCACTGTAGCAGGCATTAGTGTGGCTATTGGTCAGGCTCAGAAAACAG gTGGGCCTGTGCTGACGCAGTCCTTCCCCCAGATGCAGGTCCAGCAGCTGCTTCAGatgaaaaagcagcagcaggcggCAGCAGTTCAGGCAGCAGCCGCAGCCCAGCAGAAAGCAGGGCAGCCGCAGCAAGGACAGGCCACTGTACAGCAGAag ATCGGCACCCAGCAGGTGACAGTGCAGGCAGCCCAGCcagcccagcagcagcagaaggtgACCTACGCTGCCACCACCCAACTCCAACCAGGAATCAAGACCCAGTTCTTTACTACATCCATCGCCCAGGCTCAGAAACCCACTGGAGCCCAACAA